The Marinobacter salsuginis genome includes a window with the following:
- a CDS encoding GspH/FimT family pseudopilin produces MNVRLQTGFTLVELLIAVVIFSLLITLSIPSYTNLVNSSKRDAEVNDLLAFMVMARHESIMSGEIVTLCPLNTKKECGRDWNQELHLFKDPENNRALSNDRQVIRTLPATSTGERVVRSLSRSYFQYRPNGMILSDLGNITWCPENKDPKAAGHIIVSRGGRVRLATDQDGDQIPNRANGKNVDC; encoded by the coding sequence ATGAATGTCAGACTTCAGACGGGCTTCACGCTCGTCGAGCTATTGATCGCGGTAGTTATTTTTTCACTACTCATTACTCTTTCTATTCCCTCCTACACCAATCTTGTTAACTCCAGTAAGCGCGATGCGGAGGTAAATGATCTGCTCGCTTTTATGGTAATGGCCCGTCACGAGTCCATCATGAGCGGTGAAATCGTCACTTTATGCCCACTGAATACGAAAAAGGAATGTGGACGGGACTGGAACCAGGAGTTGCACCTGTTCAAGGACCCCGAAAATAACCGGGCTTTGAGCAATGATCGGCAGGTTATCCGCACCCTGCCGGCCACCTCAACGGGGGAGCGAGTCGTGCGGTCGCTCTCGAGGAGCTATTTCCAATACCGGCCCAATGGCATGATATTGAGTGACTTGGGAAACATCACATGGTGCCCAGAGAATAAGGACCCCAAAGCGGCCGGGCATATCATCGTCAGCAGAGGAGGCAGGGTTCGGCTGGCAACCGACCAGGATGGCGACCAGATTCCGAACCGTGCCAATGGCAAAAATGTTGACTGTTAG
- a CDS encoding type IV pilin protein yields the protein MMIRNRAAGFTLIELMIVVAIIGIIAAIAYPSYQENVRQTRRTNAQADLLELAQWMERQYSQDYSYLEGGNQPVLPFTVSPRTGTTFYNISFNGNVTQNAFALQAQPTGPQTGDRCGTLTLDNSGARGAAEADCW from the coding sequence ATGATGATAAGGAACCGGGCAGCAGGGTTTACGCTAATTGAGCTGATGATCGTTGTGGCGATCATCGGCATCATCGCAGCGATTGCCTATCCTTCGTACCAAGAGAATGTCCGTCAGACCCGACGGACCAATGCTCAAGCAGACCTTCTGGAGCTGGCGCAATGGATGGAACGCCAGTACTCCCAGGATTACTCTTATCTTGAGGGAGGTAATCAGCCTGTGCTTCCCTTCACGGTCTCCCCAAGGACGGGGACTACCTTTTACAACATCAGCTTCAACGGTAACGTAACGCAGAACGCCTTTGCTTTGCAGGCGCAACCGACCGGCCCCCAAACAGGGGACCGTTGCGGAACGCTGACCCTGGACAACAGCGGGGCTCGTGGTGCTGCGGAAGCAGACTGTTGGTGA
- a CDS encoding pilus assembly protein, with protein MSVITKSKLLHLAAGMLLSVPVSGYAEVNFAQKPLFAGGSVEANMLFILDDSGSMRWGYMPDDLIGRGSLDVEETESQNGCDRLVDFAGERIARCAIEDNRFLASSHLNRIYYNPDETYLPPLTSDGSRFANADFFSAPVNGYNTGSATVDLSDDYRALMDPYSRFGWGFAISEDRQEEPAFYYEFSGSAWCQNNPYNDSCYSKVVVGSDEQQNFANWFSYYRTRLMLSKAGVGGAFAGDLSQEFRLGWGEINRGRNTVDGASVRAVRQGVRRYGDVKGDFYDWLYGQDAGGSTPLRRALEGAGQYYEGSKRAWTDDPSRAADPITNPARECRQSFSILMTDGYYNANTSSDPDLTDYADDTSGPNITTGLDAPYQYQPSAPYSDSYSSRVTLADIAMHYWKRDLRTDIDNYVPVSDDIDTENLRRPGNPAFWQHMVTYGVGLGVTGSVDPTTAFENALDGNAVDWWGGNSNEDKINDLLHASVNSRGGFYSASNSSEFEGALTAILKDASARAGSSTGLDFSITSFKEGSLLFSAAFDPNGWSGDVKAVELQASEEGEPEIPGEGAAGWSAREVLDERDIVANERNIITYDGDRGRPFRWADLTLDQKADLATGDASLAEDRLAYLRGDRSFETDLTNFRKRSSRLGSIVNSTPRFVAAPDSEWPNSSAFGDGKYSVFRKSNEDRTPVVYAGSNDGMLHAFKGTSGEDGGEELLAYIPDFIYSTNTGEGLHYLTQPSYEHRYYVDLETRVTDMYIQGRNAAGGLSEAGWKTVLIGGGRAGAPGIFALDITDPDSFSESNAQSTVLWEFTHEKLGNLVQPPVVSMADWGGGDYRWTAFVPSGYNTGSTGFFMLDMEGGLDGSWDNGDFEYIEFESGDGLSALTVIDNTSDYIADRVYAGDLDGNMWVAVGDNGGWDSAYKSGSSARPYVTVNKPITGAPTVGPSASSGKDPNLMILFGTGKYLERSDTGSTEEQSFYGVLETGDNKQTVTQADLVERDLRVGTGQVDGVSQIIRFAEGTAVDYETKSGWYADLPVSGERIVTNGVIRGDYVYVSTLIPSEDPCLGGGDGWIMAFDIQEGLVGLDDGESIGAFEDSTYNAMGYKVEGVPSQLKVWDEYLAYDCAGCGAQLDALPPFGLALGRKGWRELTQ; from the coding sequence ATGAGCGTAATAACTAAATCGAAACTGCTTCATTTGGCGGCGGGTATGCTGCTGAGTGTACCCGTATCGGGCTATGCCGAGGTCAACTTTGCTCAGAAACCGTTGTTTGCGGGCGGCTCGGTTGAAGCAAATATGTTGTTTATTCTGGATGATTCGGGGTCCATGCGGTGGGGATATATGCCGGATGATCTTATCGGTCGCGGATCACTCGATGTTGAGGAAACTGAAAGTCAGAATGGTTGCGATAGATTGGTCGACTTCGCAGGCGAGAGAATCGCCCGCTGTGCTATCGAAGACAATCGATTTTTGGCATCAAGTCATTTGAATAGAATTTATTACAATCCAGACGAGACATATTTGCCACCACTCACCTCAGATGGTTCGAGGTTCGCTAATGCGGACTTTTTCAGTGCTCCAGTGAATGGCTACAACACAGGCTCCGCCACAGTCGATCTCTCCGATGATTACCGAGCTCTCATGGACCCCTACAGTCGGTTTGGCTGGGGGTTTGCCATCAGCGAAGACCGGCAGGAGGAGCCTGCCTTCTACTACGAATTTTCTGGGAGCGCTTGGTGTCAGAATAACCCCTACAATGATTCTTGTTACTCGAAGGTTGTCGTCGGGTCAGACGAACAGCAGAACTTTGCAAACTGGTTTTCCTACTACAGAACTAGACTAATGCTTTCCAAAGCAGGCGTCGGCGGAGCGTTCGCTGGAGACTTGTCGCAGGAATTTCGTCTCGGCTGGGGGGAAATCAACCGTGGACGAAATACTGTTGATGGAGCTTCGGTACGTGCTGTGCGTCAGGGAGTTCGTCGTTATGGCGATGTAAAAGGAGATTTTTACGATTGGTTGTATGGCCAGGATGCGGGTGGTTCTACGCCTCTTCGCAGGGCTCTTGAAGGGGCCGGGCAGTACTACGAGGGAAGCAAGCGGGCGTGGACTGATGACCCTTCCCGTGCTGCTGATCCTATCACTAACCCTGCCCGCGAGTGTCGCCAGAGTTTCTCAATCCTGATGACTGACGGCTATTACAACGCCAACACCAGCTCTGATCCTGACCTCACTGATTATGCTGATGATACTAGCGGTCCGAACATTACTACCGGGCTTGATGCGCCGTACCAGTACCAACCATCAGCGCCGTATTCGGATTCCTATTCCAGTCGCGTCACGTTAGCCGACATTGCCATGCACTACTGGAAGCGGGACTTGCGGACAGACATAGACAATTATGTTCCAGTGTCGGATGACATTGATACTGAAAACTTGCGCCGCCCGGGCAACCCTGCTTTCTGGCAGCATATGGTGACATACGGGGTTGGCCTCGGCGTGACAGGTTCGGTAGACCCTACAACAGCCTTCGAAAATGCGCTTGATGGTAACGCTGTTGACTGGTGGGGAGGTAACTCTAACGAAGACAAGATCAACGACCTGTTGCACGCCTCCGTCAACAGTCGAGGCGGTTTCTACAGTGCCTCAAATTCCTCGGAATTCGAAGGTGCTCTAACGGCCATTCTCAAGGATGCCAGCGCTAGGGCAGGTTCATCCACTGGTCTGGACTTCAGCATTACTTCCTTCAAGGAGGGTTCACTGCTTTTCTCAGCGGCGTTCGATCCGAACGGCTGGAGCGGTGACGTAAAGGCGGTAGAGCTTCAGGCTTCTGAGGAAGGCGAGCCGGAGATTCCCGGCGAAGGTGCCGCAGGTTGGTCTGCGCGCGAGGTTCTCGATGAGCGTGACATCGTTGCGAACGAACGCAACATTATTACTTACGACGGGGACCGCGGACGTCCATTCCGGTGGGCTGATTTGACGCTCGATCAGAAAGCCGACCTGGCGACCGGAGACGCCAGTCTCGCTGAAGATCGCCTTGCGTACCTCCGTGGCGACCGTTCGTTCGAAACCGATCTGACGAACTTCCGCAAGCGCAGCAGCCGCCTAGGCTCGATCGTAAACTCGACTCCGCGCTTCGTTGCTGCCCCGGATTCTGAATGGCCCAACAGTTCGGCGTTCGGTGATGGCAAATACTCGGTGTTCCGAAAGTCCAACGAAGACCGCACCCCTGTTGTATATGCGGGCTCAAATGATGGCATGTTACATGCGTTCAAGGGTACCAGCGGAGAAGATGGTGGTGAGGAATTGCTTGCTTACATCCCGGACTTCATCTATTCCACGAATACCGGCGAGGGGCTGCACTACCTGACCCAGCCGAGTTATGAGCATCGCTACTATGTCGATCTCGAGACCAGAGTTACCGATATGTACATCCAGGGAAGAAATGCCGCTGGTGGTCTTTCGGAAGCTGGCTGGAAGACGGTGCTGATTGGTGGTGGACGAGCTGGTGCTCCGGGCATTTTCGCACTGGACATTACAGATCCGGACTCATTCTCTGAATCCAACGCCCAGTCTACGGTCCTGTGGGAATTTACCCATGAGAAACTCGGAAACCTGGTGCAGCCCCCGGTTGTATCCATGGCCGACTGGGGCGGCGGAGACTACCGTTGGACAGCGTTTGTCCCGAGTGGTTATAACACAGGCTCAACCGGTTTCTTTATGCTGGACATGGAAGGCGGTCTCGATGGCAGCTGGGATAACGGTGACTTCGAGTACATTGAGTTTGAAAGTGGTGACGGTCTCTCAGCGCTCACGGTTATCGACAATACCAGTGACTACATTGCGGACCGGGTTTACGCAGGTGACCTCGACGGAAACATGTGGGTGGCCGTTGGCGACAATGGCGGCTGGGATTCTGCGTACAAGTCGGGGAGCTCTGCCCGTCCTTATGTCACCGTCAACAAACCGATCACCGGTGCCCCGACAGTTGGCCCGTCTGCCTCTTCAGGTAAGGATCCGAACCTGATGATCCTGTTTGGTACAGGTAAGTACCTGGAGCGAAGTGACACCGGTTCCACCGAAGAGCAATCTTTCTACGGTGTTCTTGAGACTGGCGATAACAAGCAGACTGTGACTCAGGCTGACCTGGTCGAGCGTGATTTGCGGGTTGGTACCGGGCAGGTAGATGGCGTCAGCCAGATAATCAGGTTTGCCGAAGGTACTGCTGTCGACTACGAGACAAAGTCTGGCTGGTACGCTGATCTGCCTGTCAGTGGTGAGCGCATCGTCACCAATGGTGTCATTCGTGGTGATTATGTCTACGTCAGTACGTTGATCCCCAGTGAAGATCCATGCTTGGGCGGTGGCGATGGCTGGATCATGGCATTCGACATTCAGGAAGGCCTTGTGGGGCTGGATGATGGCGAAAGCATCGGTGCGTTCGAAGATTCAACCTACAACGCAATGGGCTACAAAGTCGAAGGGGTTCCCTCGCAATTGAAGGTTTGGGATGAATACCTTGCCTACGATTGCGCTGGATGCGGCGCGCAGTTGGACGCACTACCCCCATTCGGTCTGGCCCTTGGTCGGAAAGGTTGGCGAGAGCTTACTCAGTAA
- a CDS encoding pilus assembly PilX family protein: protein MNISIKTQSGVALMMSLVILLIMSILGASSMQGSIMQERMSTASRESALALEAAEAGLREAEAILGNLTNMNNFGNSDGTGNANGWYHIGYAPPVFDDGTWDDEGNEVLSGNAVDGITPRYFIEYRGLVSLNVGGAEGSVRNLNYQGRGDAAGGSSSLSADAETVRVVVMANGPSGQSRKMIESFYFFDPDQVAAGGNEG from the coding sequence ATGAACATTTCAATCAAAACCCAAAGCGGCGTCGCACTGATGATGTCGCTGGTTATTCTTCTGATCATGTCGATTTTGGGCGCCTCATCTATGCAGGGCTCAATCATGCAGGAGCGAATGTCCACAGCGTCGAGAGAAAGCGCTCTCGCATTGGAGGCCGCCGAGGCCGGTTTGCGGGAGGCGGAGGCCATTCTGGGTAATCTGACCAATATGAATAACTTTGGCAATTCAGATGGCACCGGTAACGCAAATGGTTGGTACCACATAGGGTACGCGCCACCAGTTTTCGATGACGGAACCTGGGATGACGAGGGCAACGAAGTGCTCAGCGGGAATGCGGTTGATGGCATCACGCCCAGGTATTTCATCGAATACCGGGGATTGGTCAGCTTGAATGTCGGTGGAGCGGAAGGGTCTGTTCGCAACCTTAATTACCAGGGGCGGGGTGACGCCGCGGGTGGGTCCAGCTCCCTGTCTGCAGACGCAGAAACGGTACGGGTTGTTGTCATGGCCAACGGCCCTTCAGGACAGAGTCGAAAAATGATCGAGAGCTTCTATTTCTTCGATCCGGATCAGGTTGCCGCGGGAGGTAACGAAGGATGA
- a CDS encoding PilW family protein: MSIVELMVALVLATLLTVGLFQIFNSNNLSFRITEATARTQEYGRIASEILGREIRGAGYFGCNIENVVNNLDDTDEAFDADAHEFDIDAPISSRNADRPAGAVAGTHFIRFSGMENNGNEISTVGPETSASIEVDERGGLQVDDIIAISDCTGTDIFQISNIQQGGGGGAEITLVANSGEDDPGNDFTDNGCTNCFSNNYGTGAQILRPYNRTLYIGTSNVTGERALMRLVPNQAPVELVEGVFDMRVRMGTSNTANNPVNNWTESTGAVNWNNVRAVEVSLLVRGGDNNLFDGAQSLCFPRWADCDGGPNFEAPDNRLYRVYNFTMNVRNASR, from the coding sequence TTGTCGATCGTCGAGCTGATGGTCGCGCTTGTGTTGGCAACCCTGTTGACGGTTGGTCTGTTCCAGATTTTTAACTCCAATAATCTGTCGTTTCGGATTACGGAGGCGACTGCACGGACACAGGAATATGGGCGAATCGCCTCAGAAATTCTGGGCCGTGAAATTCGAGGCGCCGGATATTTCGGCTGTAACATCGAAAACGTCGTTAACAATCTCGACGACACTGACGAAGCATTTGATGCTGATGCTCATGAGTTCGACATCGACGCCCCGATCTCATCCAGGAATGCCGACCGACCAGCTGGAGCTGTTGCAGGTACCCATTTCATCCGTTTCTCAGGTATGGAGAACAACGGGAATGAAATTTCGACCGTCGGGCCCGAGACCTCTGCTTCTATCGAAGTAGATGAGCGTGGTGGTCTGCAAGTGGACGATATCATTGCAATTTCCGATTGCACCGGCACGGACATTTTCCAGATTTCGAATATCCAGCAGGGCGGCGGCGGTGGTGCCGAGATTACGCTGGTCGCTAATAGTGGCGAAGACGATCCGGGAAACGATTTTACCGATAATGGATGCACTAACTGCTTTTCGAACAACTACGGAACAGGTGCCCAGATTCTGCGCCCATACAACCGGACGCTGTACATTGGGACCAGTAATGTAACCGGTGAAAGAGCACTCATGAGGCTTGTGCCGAATCAGGCGCCTGTGGAGCTTGTAGAGGGAGTGTTTGATATGCGGGTCAGAATGGGCACCTCTAACACTGCGAACAACCCGGTGAATAACTGGACCGAGTCAACAGGTGCCGTTAACTGGAACAATGTACGGGCTGTCGAGGTAAGTCTGCTTGTTCGGGGCGGGGACAATAACCTTTTCGATGGAGCGCAATCGCTATGTTTCCCGCGCTGGGCAGATTGTGATGGTGGCCCCAACTTCGAGGCACCCGATAACCGGCTGTACCGGGTTTATAACTTCACCATGAACGTCCGAAACGCGTCACGCTAG
- the pilV gene encoding type IV pilus modification protein PilV, with the protein MSDFNRHRRASSGFTMIEVLIALIIMAIGLLGVAGLQTVSMQQTAAADSRSVAIMHTQTMAEYIRSIRGMPAAGEVEDWESQLQNDLGPGSTGTVEANGGSAAVISVQWVERMNRLDPGAGSAEGGESGEKEEVTGSFSLNVRYRE; encoded by the coding sequence ATGAGTGATTTTAATCGGCACAGAAGAGCTTCTTCCGGCTTTACGATGATCGAAGTGCTGATTGCACTGATCATCATGGCGATCGGTTTGCTTGGTGTGGCCGGATTGCAGACGGTGTCAATGCAGCAGACTGCAGCGGCCGATAGCCGCTCCGTTGCCATCATGCACACCCAGACGATGGCAGAATACATCCGGTCCATTCGCGGAATGCCTGCTGCTGGCGAGGTTGAGGACTGGGAGTCTCAATTGCAGAACGACTTGGGACCAGGAAGTACTGGCACGGTGGAAGCCAATGGCGGAAGCGCTGCCGTAATTTCAGTGCAATGGGTAGAGAGAATGAATCGACTGGATCCCGGCGCAGGATCTGCGGAAGGTGGTGAGTCAGGCGAGAAAGAAGAAGTCACCGGGTCCTTCAGCCTAAACGTGAGGTACAGAGAATGA
- a CDS encoding GspH/FimT family pseudopilin — protein MTTNRKNAGFTLVELMVVIALIVITAAVAVPGFRGLIEANRQTSATNSVIGLLNFARSEAVRRGEPVQVLPVGGAYNNGLRVVLASDVNTVIRRIEPMPGSVTLSRTGGVDPTFSGNGMKQNGASTVYQVCPGNGEAGVSVVVNAGGQTSRDQVAPACS, from the coding sequence ATGACAACAAACCGAAAAAATGCCGGGTTTACGCTGGTTGAGCTGATGGTAGTCATCGCTTTGATTGTGATTACAGCGGCTGTCGCCGTCCCTGGGTTTCGCGGGTTGATTGAAGCAAATCGTCAGACATCTGCGACAAACAGCGTGATTGGTCTTCTCAATTTCGCACGCTCAGAGGCTGTGCGTAGAGGCGAACCGGTTCAGGTCTTACCCGTAGGAGGGGCCTACAATAATGGCCTTCGAGTTGTGTTGGCTTCGGATGTAAATACGGTTATCCGCAGGATTGAACCAATGCCGGGAAGCGTGACCTTGTCGCGAACTGGTGGGGTCGATCCCACATTTAGCGGTAACGGGATGAAGCAGAACGGAGCTTCAACGGTCTATCAGGTGTGCCCAGGAAATGGCGAGGCCGGTGTGTCAGTGGTTGTGAATGCTGGCGGACAGACTTCCCGAGATCAGGTTGCCCCGGCATGTTCTTAA
- the ispH gene encoding 4-hydroxy-3-methylbut-2-enyl diphosphate reductase produces MQIRLANPRGFCAGVDRAIEIVNRALDVFGAPIYVRHEVVHNKFVVDNLRNRGAIFVDELDEVPDDKLVIFSAHGVSQAVQNEAARRGLKVFDATCPLVTKVHLEVMRYSRDGRECVLIGHHGHPEVEGTMGQYDHSNGGEIYLVENEEDVANLEVKDAGKLSYVTQTTLSMDDTARVIDALRAKFPDIQGPRKDDICYATQNRQDAVKQLAGDCDLMLVVGSPNSSNSNRLRELAERMGTPAYLIDEASQIDAAWLEGKTSVGVTAGASAPEVLVNDVITRLRELGGSVPEEIAGREENIVFSMPRELRIEATEIE; encoded by the coding sequence ATGCAGATCCGACTCGCCAATCCCCGAGGTTTTTGTGCCGGCGTGGACCGCGCCATTGAAATTGTAAACCGGGCGCTGGACGTGTTCGGAGCGCCTATCTATGTAAGGCACGAAGTGGTCCACAATAAATTTGTGGTGGATAATCTGCGCAACCGTGGCGCCATTTTCGTGGACGAGCTGGACGAGGTGCCAGACGACAAGCTTGTTATCTTCAGCGCCCACGGCGTCTCCCAGGCAGTGCAGAATGAAGCGGCGCGCCGTGGCCTGAAGGTCTTTGACGCGACTTGCCCGCTGGTCACCAAGGTCCACCTGGAAGTCATGCGCTACAGCCGCGATGGCCGGGAATGCGTGCTGATCGGCCACCATGGCCACCCGGAAGTGGAAGGCACCATGGGGCAGTACGACCACAGCAATGGTGGTGAGATTTACCTCGTGGAAAACGAGGAGGATGTTGCCAACCTCGAAGTTAAAGACGCCGGCAAGCTCTCCTACGTGACCCAGACCACCCTGTCCATGGACGATACTGCCAGGGTCATCGACGCTCTTCGTGCAAAGTTCCCGGACATTCAGGGCCCGCGCAAGGACGATATCTGCTACGCCACCCAGAACCGTCAGGACGCGGTAAAGCAATTGGCTGGTGACTGTGATCTGATGCTGGTGGTGGGCTCGCCGAATAGCTCTAACTCCAATCGTTTGCGGGAGCTGGCGGAGCGGATGGGCACGCCTGCTTATCTGATTGATGAGGCTTCCCAGATTGACGCCGCCTGGTTGGAAGGCAAGACCTCTGTTGGTGTTACCGCGGGTGCCTCAGCTCCGGAGGTTCTGGTGAACGATGTGATTACTCGCCTGCGGGAGCTTGGCGGCAGCGTTCCGGAGGAGATTGCCGGGCGTGAGGAGAATATTGTGTTTTCTATGCCGCGAGAGTTGCGGATAGAGGCCACTGAAATAGAATAA
- the fkpB gene encoding FKBP-type peptidyl-prolyl cis-trans isomerase — MNELPVDKGTRVKLHFALKFPDGEVIDSTFEKEPASLEIGDDNLPENFEAYLMGMKAGDRDSFEVPPEKAFGQHNPNNVQTFKRHEFSPDMVLEPGVMISFADARQSELPGVVSRVEGDEVEVDFNHPLAGRTLTFEVEIIDVEPAGPAH; from the coding sequence ATGAATGAACTGCCTGTCGACAAGGGTACCCGGGTAAAACTGCACTTTGCCCTGAAATTCCCGGATGGCGAAGTGATTGACTCGACCTTTGAGAAAGAGCCGGCTTCCCTGGAAATCGGCGATGACAACCTGCCGGAAAACTTCGAAGCTTACCTGATGGGCATGAAGGCCGGTGACAGGGACAGCTTTGAGGTTCCGCCGGAGAAAGCCTTTGGCCAGCACAACCCGAATAATGTCCAGACCTTCAAGCGCCATGAATTCAGCCCCGATATGGTTCTGGAGCCGGGCGTGATGATCTCCTTCGCCGATGCGCGCCAGAGTGAGTTGCCCGGTGTGGTCAGCCGAGTGGAAGGTGACGAAGTCGAGGTGGATTTCAATCATCCCCTGGCAGGGCGTACACTGACGTTTGAAGTAGAAATCATTGACGTGGAGCCGGCTGGCCCGGCCCACTAA
- the lspA gene encoding signal peptidase II has protein sequence MDATMTEQVTGTKLKWLWLAVLVIALDLGTKAMATAMLTYGDPVPVMPMFNLTLLHNTGAAFSFLAGAAGWQRWFFVILALVVSVVLIYWLKNLQRHETWTAIAIVLILGGALGNVYDRVVHGYVVDFLHFYWQDWHFPAFNLADTAITIGAAMMILDMFRKPADSDGDAQRSE, from the coding sequence ATGGACGCGACCATGACGGAGCAGGTCACCGGGACCAAATTGAAGTGGCTGTGGCTGGCTGTTCTGGTGATCGCTTTGGATCTGGGCACCAAGGCGATGGCCACCGCCATGCTGACCTACGGTGATCCGGTTCCGGTGATGCCGATGTTCAATCTGACGCTGCTTCACAACACTGGAGCCGCGTTCAGTTTTCTGGCTGGCGCGGCCGGCTGGCAGCGCTGGTTCTTCGTAATTTTGGCGCTCGTGGTCAGCGTGGTGCTGATTTACTGGCTGAAAAACCTCCAGCGCCATGAAACCTGGACCGCCATTGCCATCGTACTCATACTCGGCGGGGCCCTAGGCAACGTCTACGATCGGGTGGTGCATGGCTACGTGGTGGATTTCCTGCATTTCTACTGGCAGGACTGGCACTTTCCCGCCTTTAACCTGGCCGACACTGCGATCACCATCGGTGCCGCCATGATGATTCTTGATATGTTCCGCAAACCCGCCGATTCGGACGGGGATGCGCAGAGAAGTGAGTAG